The Anaerolineae bacterium genome window below encodes:
- a CDS encoding putative sugar uptake ABC transporter periplasmic solute-binding protein precursor — protein MKKVSIVKLFAVFLIVSLIAACQPATPPPAEPPAAETQPPAAPETQPPAEAKPVELTFVTWSYGVETIADNIKKFQERYPNITVTHKDYSWLEYHDTMVAAFAAENYPDLVYGSDHWLQEWASAGWLVPLEDHCPDVTAYSAELAPYALEGMTYEGKVYGLSYYADTMDFVYNEALLKKAGFDKAPETWDDVYNMAKALKEQGLQYPILMAWSQKEGAFPEAWTSMVFSQHEGPNALFDADLKPVFNKEGSAAYQIMEWLVKVYNEGLFNPASLTTAEIDQVKAMQAGQAAFTIFPQYNMAEVNKPGSGEYASQFKIALMPGKSHATVGYVRFYAMTPGAVNKGPEYVDAACKFLHYFGGKTDGEYVVVKRWAVENGLGFAQLPLYQDPDVIAAFSAWGDVPTIEQQAKLARAKEGLTTWYGAWDVFARAEIHKAILGEIPIMDALNNMANKWLELAQ, from the coding sequence ATGAAAAAAGTATCTATAGTAAAACTCTTTGCTGTATTTTTGATCGTTAGTTTAATTGCTGCATGCCAGCCAGCAACTCCCCCTCCTGCTGAACCACCAGCAGCAGAAACCCAGCCACCCGCTGCCCCTGAGACGCAACCGCCAGCCGAAGCGAAGCCCGTTGAATTGACCTTTGTTACCTGGTCTTACGGTGTGGAAACAATTGCAGACAATATTAAAAAATTCCAGGAGCGATACCCTAATATTACGGTAACCCACAAAGATTATTCGTGGCTCGAATACCACGATACAATGGTTGCCGCCTTCGCAGCCGAGAACTACCCTGATCTGGTGTATGGATCCGACCATTGGCTTCAGGAATGGGCATCGGCTGGTTGGCTAGTTCCTCTTGAAGATCATTGTCCTGACGTAACCGCATATTCTGCCGAATTAGCCCCCTATGCGTTAGAAGGAATGACCTATGAGGGAAAAGTTTACGGCCTGTCGTATTACGCAGATACAATGGATTTTGTGTATAACGAAGCATTATTGAAAAAAGCCGGCTTCGACAAAGCACCTGAAACGTGGGATGATGTTTACAATATGGCAAAAGCCTTGAAAGAACAAGGCTTACAATACCCAATCTTGATGGCATGGTCTCAGAAGGAAGGAGCTTTTCCAGAAGCATGGACATCCATGGTCTTTAGTCAACACGAGGGTCCAAATGCCCTTTTCGACGCTGATCTGAAGCCAGTATTCAACAAGGAGGGAAGCGCAGCCTATCAAATTATGGAGTGGTTGGTAAAAGTTTATAACGAGGGCCTCTTTAATCCCGCGAGTCTAACCACCGCCGAGATTGACCAGGTTAAGGCTATGCAGGCTGGTCAAGCAGCCTTCACAATCTTCCCTCAGTACAACATGGCAGAAGTCAACAAACCGGGTAGCGGAGAATATGCTAGCCAGTTCAAGATTGCTCTGATGCCGGGTAAAAGTCACGCAACAGTAGGATATGTACGCTTCTACGCCATGACCCCCGGCGCAGTTAACAAAGGACCAGAATATGTCGACGCAGCTTGTAAGTTCTTGCATTACTTTGGTGGAAAAACAGACGGAGAATATGTGGTTGTCAAACGATGGGCTGTGGAAAACGGATTGGGGTTCGCCCAACTACCCCTTTACCAGGACCCAGATGTAATTGCTGCTTTTAGCGCATGGGGTGACGTTCCCACCATCGAGCAACAAGCCAAACTTGCCCGCGCAAAGGAAGGTCTGACCACCTGGTATGGGGCGTGGGATGTCTTTGCTCGCGCAGAAATCCATAAAGCTATCTTGGGTGAAATCCCCATCATGGATGCTCTCAACAATATGGCCAATAAATGGCTGGAATTAGCCCAATAG
- a CDS encoding Maltose/maltodextrin ABC transporter, permease protein MalF: MSVVRDPSIRRKAKLWDRLYPYVSVLIPVSIIALFTIYPVLYALRISFYQYILTKPKDHPFVGLDNYIEVITSYYFRNSLLNTAIYTTVAVTCITLFGLGVALLLNSKLKTANALKVIILLPWAIPAVVGGLIWKWILNSDFGILNGILYALGIIDQYIPFLANPNLAKVSLILAAIWKEGPLAVIFFLSGLQLIPNELYEAARIDGGSSWKIFRHITLPLLKPILLIVIIYETITAILVFDLIYVMTGGGPGDSTSMISWFAYAEIFKNLNLGHGVALAVIIALMILALILAYLRIIRYEENVGYS, translated from the coding sequence ATGAGCGTTGTTAGAGATCCTTCCATAAGACGAAAAGCTAAATTATGGGATCGTCTATACCCTTACGTTTCAGTGTTGATTCCCGTTTCCATCATTGCTTTATTTACGATATACCCAGTTCTATATGCCCTGAGAATCAGTTTTTATCAATATATCCTTACGAAACCTAAAGATCATCCTTTCGTCGGTTTGGATAATTATATCGAAGTTATAACCAGCTATTATTTTCGCAATTCTCTCCTAAATACTGCCATATACACGACAGTTGCTGTAACTTGCATAACGCTTTTTGGTCTGGGTGTCGCTCTTTTACTCAACAGCAAATTGAAGACAGCGAATGCTCTTAAGGTGATCATTCTTCTTCCTTGGGCAATCCCTGCTGTTGTCGGAGGATTGATTTGGAAATGGATACTAAACTCCGATTTTGGTATTCTAAATGGAATCCTTTACGCCCTTGGAATAATCGATCAATACATCCCTTTTCTAGCAAATCCCAACTTGGCAAAAGTGAGCTTAATCCTTGCCGCCATCTGGAAAGAAGGCCCGCTTGCAGTTATTTTCTTTCTCTCCGGTCTTCAACTCATCCCAAATGAACTTTACGAAGCTGCACGAATAGATGGGGGCAGTAGCTGGAAAATCTTTCGTCATATCACTCTGCCTCTCTTGAAGCCTATTTTGCTGATTGTCATCATCTATGAAACAATTACAGCCATCTTGGTGTTTGATTTAATCTATGTGATGACGGGTGGAGGTCCAGGGGACTCGACATCCATGATTAGTTGGTTTGCTTATGCAGAAATCTTCAAAAACCTGAATCTGGGCCACGGGGTTGCATTAGCCGTTATTATCGCTCTGATGATTTTAGCTCTGATTTTAGCTTATTTGAGAATTATTAGATACGAAGAAAACGTTGGGTATAGTTGA
- a CDS encoding sugar ABC transporter, permease protein, producing the protein MGLPLRKRLSSAVGNTLIILLIVYILAPFLWMIIASFQGENELLKRPPSIIPQNPTLDNYRYVFTGEIPTAYEVKGQLRSRISQEARLIAPALKNSFVVSIVVMVINLLIGTPAAYTFARLNLRGKALWYNFILGSRLMPLIAVAIPYYVIIKNLKLLDTYMGLVLIYCALTLPFTIWFLSLYIANIPREMEDAALVDGCTPFQALVKIAAPLMAPGLIAASAFAFMTSYNEFLFARLITQSIKSQTGPVIIASVAGNPDASYTLISVCITLGLIPPLILAITMRKWLTEGLSASITLR; encoded by the coding sequence ATGGGATTGCCCTTAAGAAAGAGATTATCTTCTGCTGTTGGAAATACCTTGATCATTCTTTTGATTGTTTATATATTGGCTCCTTTCTTGTGGATGATAATTGCCAGCTTTCAAGGGGAAAATGAATTGTTAAAACGTCCCCCAAGCATCATTCCGCAAAATCCTACCCTTGATAACTACCGCTATGTCTTCACAGGAGAAATCCCAACGGCTTACGAAGTCAAAGGTCAACTACGGAGTAGAATCTCCCAGGAAGCTCGCCTGATCGCCCCAGCACTTAAGAACAGCTTTGTGGTGTCAATTGTCGTCATGGTGATCAATTTACTAATCGGAACACCAGCAGCCTATACCTTTGCTCGTCTCAATTTGCGAGGGAAAGCTCTCTGGTATAACTTTATTCTTGGAAGCCGCTTGATGCCTCTTATAGCAGTTGCTATTCCTTATTATGTTATTATCAAAAACTTAAAGTTGCTGGATACCTATATGGGATTAGTGCTCATTTATTGTGCTTTAACCCTCCCTTTCACGATATGGTTTTTATCTCTCTATATCGCTAATATCCCGCGTGAGATGGAAGATGCAGCTCTTGTGGATGGGTGTACACCCTTCCAGGCATTGGTTAAGATTGCGGCTCCTTTAATGGCGCCGGGGTTAATCGCCGCCTCTGCTTTCGCTTTTATGACCTCCTACAATGAGTTCCTTTTTGCTAGATTAATTACCCAATCTATCAAGTCTCAAACTGGTCCCGTAATCATTGCCTCCGTGGCTGGCAACCCTGATGCCTCATACACGCTAATCTCTGTATGCATTACCCTGGGATTAATCCCTCCCTTGATTCTAGCAATCACGATGCGAAAATGGCTCACCGAAGGATTATCTGCATCCATTACCTTGCGATAA
- a CDS encoding TPR-domain containing protein — protein sequence MSGINHFDITRVYESSIELPTYEILSENPNPVFRSQYGVAMIYPYTLQDHIASTPTLKKYKLLNLENKYLHVSVLPQLGGRVYSVFDKISQREVFYKNNVVKFSPLAIRGAFFSGGIEFSFPVAHAPTTASPVNWSIQQHSDGSASIVFGGVEHMGRMKWMIKLTLYPDRCALAQDVYLENPYVLPGRYHYWTNASLEANNQTEFIYPLQRVRSYEFAGTAPWPYARLDLIRNDPGLPGMEGTPQWPVDVMHDPFNFRWQKNMVTHVSIFGRDVEWNFFGAWQHSENRGYVHYADHKDVAGMKLWSWGNAPIGIVNQSALTDDGSLYAETQCGAMETQLDFDFLSPFKSKSWREWWIPLRDIKGFNCASKDIAANLKILPLSNEEEIEVYIGLCPSRHIIKAQLQLSTPEEILYSRSVSISPETPFTDTKLTKAKKVANLPLSLIVLDDNDHPILSYTFNRSQYEKDNILSLDTASSCDENEFNKGIYYEKLDQRDSALKHYQKAIELEPDHAQAHFRLGLMHLRAADFDKASYHLRKSLGDTPEDAGYYLGLIEIYKNNPQQAINYFSQIPSSCSVYLPAELAKISLLIRAEKFSEAIQDLHHLTESKPETNILPLLLGLLHRKVGNLHEAVSFLNKVLQNDPLNHIALNELSNLNRETVYRETLLRYFSDDPQYIIDSACFYISFGFLEDALQVFETYKTRYHYPMIGYLAYWICNYLKKFDQAKQWHAWAVDCQPHYCFPSRIEEILALLFSLEHYPQDYFAYYYLGNFYYARQRYDEAIDLWQKSAPHLSNFEVIFRNLGWAAWKIKHDYEGAIQHFEKALTINPQNQDLYLHLDDLYKLTGKQKKREVLLRQINSLTEIREDLRKRRVQILVDLGYEEQAITIMETEKFVPLEMDQTFHDTYVQAYLQRAEHHLQDGLVELAIEDYIKALQYPSNIGVGEPPAPDLQQAKIYYLLGEAYERLGKFNKALQAWHCAARENHPSNTPLYHYIEKALDKISRYSELGLEYPD from the coding sequence ATGAGTGGGATCAACCATTTTGATATAACCCGCGTATACGAAAGCTCGATCGAGTTGCCGACCTATGAGATTTTGAGTGAAAACCCTAATCCGGTTTTCCGTTCACAATATGGCGTTGCCATGATCTATCCCTATACTCTCCAGGATCACATCGCCTCAACTCCAACTCTTAAGAAATATAAACTGTTAAATCTCGAAAACAAATATTTACACGTTTCCGTGCTTCCCCAGTTAGGTGGCCGGGTATACTCAGTTTTTGATAAAATCTCTCAACGGGAAGTTTTCTACAAGAATAACGTAGTGAAATTTTCCCCCTTAGCGATACGAGGAGCATTCTTTTCGGGGGGAATCGAGTTCAGTTTTCCGGTAGCTCACGCGCCCACCACCGCAAGTCCGGTTAATTGGAGCATCCAGCAACACTCTGATGGAAGTGCCAGTATTGTATTTGGGGGAGTGGAACACATGGGACGGATGAAGTGGATGATCAAATTAACCCTCTATCCCGATCGATGCGCTTTAGCTCAAGATGTTTACCTGGAGAACCCTTACGTATTGCCAGGACGATACCATTACTGGACAAATGCATCCTTAGAAGCCAATAATCAGACAGAATTTATCTATCCCTTACAGCGAGTGAGATCCTACGAATTCGCTGGAACTGCTCCCTGGCCCTATGCTCGTCTAGACTTAATCCGCAATGACCCCGGCTTGCCAGGCATGGAAGGTACTCCTCAATGGCCGGTAGATGTTATGCACGACCCTTTCAATTTCCGCTGGCAGAAGAACATGGTAACGCATGTCTCTATCTTTGGAAGAGACGTTGAGTGGAATTTCTTCGGGGCCTGGCAACATTCTGAAAACAGGGGATATGTTCACTATGCGGATCATAAAGACGTAGCCGGCATGAAACTCTGGTCCTGGGGAAATGCACCGATCGGGATAGTCAATCAAAGCGCACTAACAGATGATGGGTCTCTTTACGCTGAAACTCAATGCGGCGCTATGGAGACCCAACTAGATTTTGACTTCCTGTCTCCTTTCAAATCCAAATCCTGGCGAGAGTGGTGGATACCGCTGCGAGACATTAAGGGCTTCAATTGTGCCAGCAAAGATATTGCTGCAAACCTCAAAATTTTACCGTTGTCAAATGAGGAAGAGATCGAGGTTTACATTGGACTGTGTCCTTCACGTCACATCATAAAAGCCCAACTCCAGCTATCTACTCCTGAAGAGATCCTTTACTCGAGATCAGTCAGTATATCTCCAGAGACGCCTTTCACAGACACAAAATTAACCAAGGCAAAAAAAGTCGCCAATCTACCCTTATCCCTTATAGTATTAGACGACAATGACCACCCGATTTTATCTTATACATTCAATCGCTCTCAATATGAAAAAGACAACATACTATCTCTCGACACCGCTTCATCTTGTGATGAGAATGAGTTCAATAAAGGAATTTACTATGAAAAGCTTGATCAACGAGATAGCGCACTGAAGCATTACCAAAAAGCAATAGAACTAGAACCTGACCATGCTCAGGCTCATTTTCGATTGGGTCTAATGCATTTGAGAGCAGCGGATTTTGATAAAGCCTCCTATCACTTGCGAAAATCATTGGGTGATACACCTGAGGATGCCGGATACTATTTGGGATTAATAGAAATCTATAAAAATAACCCTCAACAAGCTATAAACTATTTTTCTCAAATACCTTCGAGTTGTTCAGTGTATCTTCCCGCAGAACTTGCGAAAATCTCTTTGTTAATCCGGGCGGAGAAATTTTCTGAAGCAATTCAAGATCTTCACCATCTTACTGAGTCAAAGCCTGAGACCAATATACTTCCTCTACTATTGGGATTGCTTCATCGTAAGGTTGGCAATCTTCATGAGGCGGTCAGTTTTCTTAACAAGGTGCTCCAAAATGACCCCCTAAACCATATTGCTTTGAATGAACTCTCAAATCTCAACCGTGAGACAGTGTATCGAGAAACACTCTTGCGATACTTTTCTGATGATCCCCAGTATATTATTGATTCAGCCTGTTTTTATATTAGCTTTGGATTCCTTGAGGATGCCTTACAAGTTTTTGAGACCTACAAAACTCGTTATCACTATCCTATGATAGGCTATTTGGCATATTGGATCTGCAATTATCTTAAAAAATTTGATCAGGCTAAGCAGTGGCACGCTTGGGCTGTTGATTGCCAGCCTCATTATTGCTTTCCGAGCCGTATCGAAGAAATCCTTGCCCTCCTCTTCTCACTGGAACATTATCCACAAGATTATTTTGCTTATTATTATCTCGGTAATTTCTATTACGCCCGCCAGCGATATGATGAGGCTATAGACTTATGGCAAAAATCAGCTCCTCATCTATCTAATTTTGAGGTTATTTTCCGCAATTTGGGATGGGCTGCATGGAAAATCAAACATGATTACGAAGGTGCTATTCAACATTTTGAAAAAGCGCTTACCATTAATCCGCAGAATCAAGACCTTTATTTGCATTTGGACGACTTGTACAAGTTAACAGGCAAGCAAAAGAAAAGGGAGGTTCTTCTCCGCCAAATCAATTCACTAACCGAAATAAGAGAAGATCTTCGCAAACGACGTGTCCAAATCCTTGTCGATCTGGGCTATGAAGAGCAAGCAATCACCATAATGGAGACGGAAAAATTTGTTCCATTAGAAATGGATCAAACGTTCCACGATACTTATGTCCAGGCTTATCTACAAAGAGCAGAACATCATTTACAAGACGGGCTTGTGGAATTGGCTATCGAAGATTATATTAAGGCACTTCAATATCCTAGCAATATAGGAGTAGGCGAACCCCCTGCCCCTGATTTGCAACAAGCAAAGATATACTATCTATTGGGAGAAGCCTACGAGCGGTTAGGCAAATTCAACAAAGCCCTCCAGGCATGGCATTGTGCCGCTCGTGAGAACCACCCTAGCAATACTCCCCTGTATCACTACATTGAAAAAGCTCTCGATAAGATCAGCCGATACAGTGAGTTGGGTTTAGAGTATCCTGACTAA